A region from the Ichthyobacterium seriolicida genome encodes:
- the dnaN gene encoding DNA polymerase III subunit beta, with the protein MKFTVSSAFLLKQLRILNNVVPSNNVTPILSGFLFEFNNDNTIIYASDSSTTITSVLDVVLEEKLKIVVPSKMLLDTLKSFPEQPLEFTVTKDKNTLDISSNQGVFSIGYESADGFEKPPSLENTSSLCIGGGLLSKAISKTIFATLKDNDLRHALKGVLLKSNSKGTTFYASDTFKFVKYHRSDITSQQELGFIVPKKTLNTLRNIIDINSDTEVRIEYNDINAKFCFENITITCKLIDATPPDYDNFIPVNSPNILTLDRNMFLNSISRLSLFADMSMRKIKFCISNGNLELSAEDVDFYNKGTETMACDYTGGDIKIVLGSRHLLEILNNVESENISMAMSLPYNPVLITPVEDSKDDDDTESLLMLIMPIRVD; encoded by the coding sequence ATGAAATTTACGGTTTCTAGCGCATTTTTATTAAAACAATTGCGCATATTGAACAATGTAGTACCTTCGAATAATGTCACTCCTATTTTGAGTGGATTTTTATTTGAATTTAACAACGATAATACTATTATTTACGCATCGGATTCTAGCACTACAATAACTTCGGTATTAGATGTTGTTTTAGAGGAAAAACTCAAGATAGTAGTTCCTTCAAAAATGTTATTAGACACTTTGAAATCGTTCCCAGAACAACCCTTAGAATTTACCGTAACTAAAGATAAAAACACTTTGGACATATCTTCGAATCAGGGAGTTTTTTCTATCGGTTACGAGAGTGCTGATGGCTTTGAAAAACCACCTTCTTTAGAGAATACCTCTTCTTTATGTATAGGAGGTGGCTTGTTATCTAAGGCCATATCCAAAACTATTTTTGCAACTTTAAAAGACAACGATTTAAGACATGCATTAAAAGGTGTATTGCTAAAATCTAATAGTAAAGGAACGACTTTCTATGCCAGTGATACCTTCAAATTTGTAAAATACCACAGATCAGACATCACATCCCAACAAGAATTAGGTTTTATAGTTCCTAAAAAAACTCTTAACACCCTTAGAAATATTATCGATATAAATTCTGATACGGAGGTCAGGATAGAATACAACGATATAAATGCTAAATTTTGCTTCGAGAATATCACCATCACTTGTAAATTGATAGACGCTACCCCTCCAGATTACGACAACTTTATTCCTGTTAATAGTCCTAATATATTGACATTAGATAGAAATATGTTTCTTAATTCCATAAGTAGATTGTCGCTGTTTGCAGATATGTCTATGCGTAAAATAAAGTTTTGTATTTCCAATGGAAATCTAGAATTATCAGCCGAAGATGTAGATTTTTACAATAAGGGAACCGAAACGATGGCTTGTGATTACACAGGTGGTGATATCAAAATAGTATTAGGATCTAGACATCTGTTAGAAATATTGAATAATGTAGAATCAGAAAACATATCCATGGCAATGTCCTTGCCGTATAATCCTGTTCTGATAACTCCTGTAGAAGATTCAAAAGACGACGATGATACCGAGAGTCTATTGATGCTGATTATGCCTATAAGAGTAGATTAA